The sequence CAAGATCCAATGGGTCAAATACCAGGCCCGCGGCTTCCGAAACGAAGCACGCTTTGCCCAGGCCATCTACTTCCATTGCGGCGGCCTCGACCTATCGCCGAGCCACCAGAAAGCCTGAAGCGCCGATTTATCTCGACCGCCACGGCCTTGCGTTCACACTTTGTAGCGGTCGAGCTTCAGCTCGACCGAAGACGACCTTGAAGTTGGACGACGGCGGCGGTCGACGTAAACGTCGACCGCTACCGTCGAGCGAGGCCGCGGCGGTCGACGTAAACGTCGACCGCTATATCCTAATTTTTTGTCACGTCTTAACGGTGGGATGTTGGCGGCCGGTGAGCCACGGGTGCAGCCAGACGCGCCACGCGACTTTGAATATCGCGGCGGCGGGGATGGCGAGGACGAGCCCCCAGAGGCCGAAGAGCTCGCCGCCGGCGAAGGCCGCGAAGATGATCGCCATCGGCGACACGCCGACGCTTTCAGCCATGACCTTCGGTACGAGCACGAGATCTGCGATCCGGGTGATGATGAAGATGACGAGCGCCGTACCGATGGCCATCGGCCACGACTGGAGCGCGCCGAGGATGACGCCGCAGAAAAGCGCCACCATGATCCCGAGGTACGGCACCGCGTACATGACGCCGGTGATGACGCCGAGCAAGAGTGCGTAATCCGAACGGATGATGAGAAGCACGACAAACGTCGCGACGCCCGTGAACGCGCACAACGCTGCTTGTGCGACAATGAAACCGCCGACGGCGTGCGAGACCTCGCGCGCGAATAGATGCGCGGTGTCCTGCGCGCGCTCCGGGAACAAACTATAGAACGAGTCGCGTATCTCGTCGCTGTGCGACAGGAAGAAATAGGAGAGCACGACGCCCGTGATGCCGATGACGAGCATGTTCGCGATGCCGAGCACGATGCTCCCCAATCCGGCGATCCCCGCGTTGAGCAGCGTCGCGATCTCGGTCGCGGCGCGCCCTTCGATGTCCTGGAATTGGGGCGGAAGCACTTTCGAGCCGATGTGCACGTCGATGTAGTGCTGCAGGGAGGTGAGCATATTCTGCGCACCGGTGACGTACGTGCCCCCGTTGCTGAAAAACACCTGCAGCTGATTCACCGTATCGGGGATGATGACGACGATCGCGACGACGACGACCGCGACGAGCACCGCGTACACGAGGCCGATAGCCACCGGACGCGGCATGCGCCGCACGAGCCGCCGCACGATCGGGTTGACGCCGTACGCGATGAGCGTCGCGACGATGAACACCTCGACCGTCCTCGGGATCAGCGTCAGGAAATAGACGAGCGCCGCGAGCACGACGAGGATGATGACCGTGCGCCATGGCGACCGGCGCGGCTCGACGACCTCCGGCGCGCGCATCTCGTTCATGCGCTTGCCTCGACCAACTTCGTGAGGAGCAGGCGCTCTTCGACGAGGCCGGCGCGCGCGTAGAGCGAGCGCGCCGCGGCGTTGTCCGCGCTCACCATAAGGCTCAAGTGCGGCAGTTTGAGGCGTCCTGCCTCATGCTCCGCCGCCCTCAGAAGCGCGCGCCCGACGCCCGTGCGGCGCACAGGCTCCGCGACCGCCATGAACGCGACGAACGCCTGATCGCTCTGCGTCACTTCATCTGGAACGTCTGTGAGCAGGATGAGGAAGCCGGCTCGTTCGCCGTCGACGGCGGCGATGAGATCGATCGTTCCGGGCCGCTCGCGGCAGAACATGAGGAGCCGGCGGAACGAGAGCGCTGCCGTGTCGGCGTTGACGTGCCGGATGCGTGAGACGCTCGTGGTCGCGCACGACGAACCGAGCGCTGTGATGAACGCCTCGTCGTCAGGAGCGGCGCGCCGCACCTCGATGCTCACGCGAATTGCGTTCGTGAGCATCGGCGGCTCGACCTTGATGTGCGGGAGCATCGCGCAGTGCGACGACGCGATCGCGTCCTGCCGCTTTCGCTTCGAGCAGACAGCGGTCTGCCGCCGCGACGCATTGCGCCGGCGTATGGATGTCGGCCGTCACCCACGCGATGCCGCACGAAACGGTCACGCCGATCTTCGAGCCGTCGAGCAGTTGGAGCGAGAGCTCGCCGACGGCTTGGCGGACGCGCTCGGCGATGTTCACCGCGTCATCACCGTCGCTGCCGGGCGCGATGACGGCGAACTCTTCGCCTCCCCAGCGAGTGACGACGTCGATGTCGCGAACAGAACCACTGATCGCGTCCGCGACGGCGCACAACATGCGGTCGCCGGACGGATGACCGTGGATGTCGTTGATCGATTTGAAGTGATCGAGATCGAAGAGCAGCACGCTCAACTTGTCGCCGAGACGGCGCGCCCGCTTCAGCTCGTCGGCAAGGCGGCGCTCGAAGTAGCGGCGGTTGAACGCGCCGGTCAATTCATCGGTGACGCCCGCCGCGATGCTGTGCGCGAGCATCCGCGCGTTCGTCAAACCGCGGCCCGCCAGCGCCGAGAGCCGGATGAGTCGCCTGATCGCATCGCGGCTCAGCGGCGGGTGACCGTCGACCGCGACGACGATCGCGCCGAGGGCCGGCTCTTGGCGATCGCCTGGGATCGGGATGAGCAGGTAGCCGCCGAGCGATGCGGCGTCGCCGGCGCGAAGGAGCCGCTCGATGTCGGCTGCGTGCGTGCGTACGGCCTCGGCTGCTTCGGGCTCCGCAAGCGACGCGACGCCGGCGAGCGCGATGGCGTTGCCGGCGCGGACGATGACGAAGCGGGGGCGTTGCCGCTGCTCGACGGCGACCGACGTGCAATCGAGCACGATACGCGCGATCTCGTCGCGGTCGAGCGTGGTGCACAGCCGCTCTGCCGCCGTCGAGAGGAACGACAACTCGGCGACTTTGGTCGCGAGATGCGCGTTCGTCGTCTCGAG comes from Candidatus Eremiobacteraceae bacterium and encodes:
- a CDS encoding AI-2E family transporter, whose amino-acid sequence is MNEMRAPEVVEPRRSPWRTVIILVVLAALVYFLTLIPRTVEVFIVATLIAYGVNPIVRRLVRRMPRPVAIGLVYAVLVAVVVVAIVVIIPDTVNQLQVFFSNGGTYVTGAQNMLTSLQHYIDVHIGSKVLPPQFQDIEGRAATEIATLLNAGIAGLGSIVLGIANMLVIGITGVVLSYFFLSHSDEIRDSFYSLFPERAQDTAHLFAREVSHAVGGFIVAQAALCAFTGVATFVVLLIIRSDYALLLGVITGVMYAVPYLGIMVALFCGVILGALQSWPMAIGTALVIFIITRIADLVLVPKVMAESVGVSPMAIIFAAFAGGELFGLWGLVLAIPAAAIFKVAWRVWLHPWLTGRQHPTVKT
- a CDS encoding GNAT family N-acetyltransferase — its product is MSIEVRRAAPDDEAFITALGSSCATTSVSRIRHVNADTAALSFRRLLMFCRERPGTIDLIAAVDGERAGFLILLTDVPDEVTQSDQAFVAFMAVAEPVRRTGVGRALLRAAEHEAGRLKLPHLSLMVSADNAAARSLYARAGLVEERLLLTKLVEASA
- a CDS encoding GGDEF domain-containing protein, giving the protein MAKKRSAPSELDELDLRARIAALETTNAHLATKVAELSFLSTAAERLCTTLDRDEIARIVLDCTSVAVEQRQRPRFVIVRAGNAIALAGVASLAEPEAAEAVRTHAADIERLLRAGDAASLGGYLLIPIPGDRQEPALGAIVVAVDGHPPLSRDAIRRLIRLSALAGRGLTNARMLAHSIAAGVTDELTGAFNRRYFERRLADELKRARRLGDKLSVLLFDLDHFKSINDIHGHPSGDRMLCAVADAISGSVRDIDVVTRWGGEEFAVIAPGSDGDDAVNIAERVRQAVGELSLQLLDGSKIGVTVSCGIAWVTADIHTPAQCVAAADRCLLEAKAAGRDRVVALRDAPAHQGRAADAHERNSREHRGAARRS